In Gopherus flavomarginatus isolate rGopFla2 chromosome 5, rGopFla2.mat.asm, whole genome shotgun sequence, one DNA window encodes the following:
- the LPXN gene encoding leupaxin has protein sequence MDDLDALLAELEQSSKEPKGDYCLLTHSSSEQRPAAAVPQTGAVQNEKLVASGTHKVQPALSTQLPESDDKNVYSEVPTPQLSLPSPPPPTAAQQLDDLLSHLGQMQSKISVVGSAVEPERAKGPSAVGPSPGSTLESMLGNLTQELQDLGITAVPKGDCASCRKPIAGKMITALGKTWHPEHFTCTQCRQEIGSSTFYERGGLAYCQEDYHQLFSPRCAYCAAPILEKVLTAMDKTWHPEHFFCAHCGKVFSNDGFHEKNGKPYCQKDFLAMFSPKCRACERPVMDNYLSALQGVWHPECFVCGDCFSSFTTGSFFELDGRPYCELHFHQRQGSLCHGCGKPIAGRCISAMGRRFHPEHFICAFCLGQLQKGTFRDHGDKAYCHACYSKLFV, from the exons ATGGATGACTTGG ATGCTTTGCTGGCAGAACTGGAACAAAGCTCTAAGGAGCCCAAAGGGGACTATTGCCTTCTGACACACAGCTCCAGTGAGCAGAGACCAGCCGCAGCAGTGCCCCAGACAGGCGCTGTCCAGAACGAGAAGCTAGTCGCCTCAGGGACCCATAAG GTACAGCCTGCATTAAGTACTCAGCTCCCGGAATCAGATGACAAAAATGTCTACAG TGAGGTTCCAACTCCGCAGCTGTcgcttccttcccctcctcccccgacgGCTGCTCAGCAGCTGGATGACCTCTTATCTCATTTGGGCCAGATGCAGTCCAAG ATCTCAGTGGTGGGTTCTGCCGTGGAGCCGGAACGTGCCAAGGGGCCGTCAGCAGTGGGGCCAAGTCCTGGCAGCACCCTTGAGAGCATGCTGGGGAACCTGACGCAAGAGCTGCAGGACCTCGGCATCACTGCCGTGCCTAAGGGCGACTGCGCTTCCTGCCGCAAACCCATCGCTGGAAAG ATgatcactgctctggggaagACGTGGCATCCCGAGCACTTCACCTGCACCCAGTGCAGACAGGAGATTGGCTCCAGCACTTTCTATGAGCGAGGCGGGCTGGCGTACTGCCAGGAGGATTATCACCAGCTCTTCTCCCCCCGCTGTGCCTACTGTGCCGCGCCCATCCTGGAG AAAGTCCTGACGGCCATGGACAAGACTTGGCACCCGGAGCACTTCTTCTGTGCTCACTGTGGGAAGGTGTTCAGCAATGATG GTTTCCACGAGAAGAACGGGAAGCCATACTGCCAGAAGGACTTCCTGGCCATGTTCTCTCCTAAATGCAGAGCCTGTGAGCGGCCCGTGATGGACAACTACCTGTCCGCACTCCAGGGTGTCTGGCACCCCGAGTGCTTTGTGTGTGGG gaCTGTTTCAGCAGCTTCACCACCGGCTCCTTCTTCGAGCTAGACGGCCGTCCCTACTGCGAGCTTCACTTCCACCAGCGCCAGGGCTCGCTGTGCCACGGCTGTGGGAAGCCCATCGCCGGGCGCTGCATCAGCGCCATGGGGCGCCGGTTCCACCCCGAGCACTTCATCTGTGCCTTCTGTCTGGGCCAGCTGCAGAAGGGCACCTTCCGGGACCACGGCGACAAAGCCTACTGCCACGCCTGCTACAGCAAGCTCTTCGTGTGA